A segment of the Daphnia pulex isolate KAP4 chromosome 10, ASM2113471v1 genome:
TGCGATCCGTGGCAGTCTttgaatccccccccccccaaaaaaaaacacggccACTACGTGTTTCGTGACCTATAATTGCGGGATTCGGTCACTCGTCCCGAGCCACCTGCCACGTTTGATTGTtacttcctcttcttcctcttacTATTCCTCTTTTTGGTGTGAAACGACGAATTTACGTCATGAAACGGAGCAATATATGCTGGCTAATTAACCATTGTCGAGATAGACATCACTGCCCAGAGATGCGATCCATGTTGCCTTTGAATTCCCCAAAACACGGCCACAACGTGTACCGTGTCCTGTACCGATTacaagtaaatttttgtttcaattttttttttaattttttattaatttttattatatttatatttccaGAAACTTCGGCCATTCAGGTACAACGAACATGTTATGAGGAATTCCGGGTCGAAGGTGATGCCCGAATACTTCGAAAAGTGTTGTGACCCGAGTTGTAAGTAGTATTCTCCAAATCATAAACAATTGCAATCCTCCTAACAATGTGTCATTTGTTCGCCATTTGTGCGCCATCGCATAAGGGGATAGCGGATAGCTGTGCTACCCTAGTTGTTGCTCGATCAGAAACCACCAATCTCATTCCACGCCTTCAGAAAGTCGGTGGGAGAGTAAGTTATACTCTCTCCAATCTGAATTTTTAGAACTGAAAGACAGTTGCTAGAAAAGGCCGAGCCCTTTCTCGACCGCCACCTTTTCGTCAAGAAAGTACCCAAAGATTGTGACGAATCAcggattaataatttttttttaatgtaatgtatggcattaactctttttttattttatgaactTTTTGCTCCGTGTGGGGTTATCTTGGCCAGCCGTATGGTTGttgatttcaattaccattcGTTCATCGTAATATTCAACGAAAGAGATTCTGTTCCTTCAGTGCTTTAAAAACAAGTACATTTTTATAAGGGGTCAATAGGGTCAGCTCATTGCAAATTTCTACTCGAGGTCATCCTTAATTGGCCAGGGTCACCTCCTTCTTTGTAGAGAGGGAAGGTTAGGATTCCCTCCAGATCTACTAGAAAAGTTTGCGACGTGCCCAGTTTGTTTCGAGATTCTTGTAAGAATGTCGacaccaaagaagaagaagtacgCTCCGGCGGTGGCCGAAAACGGAGCATTGGTTACCGCAGTTACTATTAAATTGAGAAAAGTACTCAATTTCCGGGCGAAATTGAGGATGTACGCTGACTACGATCGCCAGCATCGTCGGTGTGGAATGATAATAAAGTCCACGAAGAATAGAGTTTGttttataagaaaaaccaCACCGAGAAAATCCAGCAAGTCCCCGCAATATTTAATAgtcgaaatatttaaaaaataaattacaaaattttgaatttttgggttaataaaaaagaaaaaaaagcggaatgCATTCATATCTTTTGTACATTCTTATTCATAATTAACGCTCATTCATCGTCTCgcatcgtctctctctcttatacgtgtttttccttgtttttgcCGACTCTGTAATAATAGGATTATATATTCTGAACTCGCATCCTGCAAATCtccacttcttttttattttttcgggagcttttcttcttttgtttttatccggTTATGGCCAGACCtacataacaaaacaaaagattgggaggaaattaaataaaaaaaaatctatactGATGGAATCTGCTGAAACAGCTAATACTACATTAATTTTCGTTAATTTTCAGATTTAACAGAAGATTGGCGATCTTCCCCGCATGATGGAATGTCCCCAATCTAAAGATGGCTTTGGTGGTGCAGGCAAAACAgcaagaaaataatttcaaggGAGGAAATTgaggaagaggaaattgtCAAGCAATGTTTCGAGTATTCAAAGTGGttggtcaaaaaattgtcaaagtggtaaaaatttcaagttgtaATTGTCAAAGTggacaaaatttcaagttgtAATTGTCAAAGTggacaaaatttcaagttgtCATTGTCAAAGAAGTGTAAAAATTTCAAGTGGCCATTGTCAAAATGGCTGAAAAGTTTGAGTCGAATTGTaaacaagaaaactttttctaaATGTCTTGTACGAATAAATTTACAATCAGGTTAAACATTCAGTGATGTTACATTACGAAATGGGTAAATGGGTCAACTCGTGATCGCTCTTGGTTTTCCACCAGAAGTTTTTTCAAGCCTCGCCAGCACGTCAGTATCAAGAAATTTCTTGTTGACTGGTTGCAGTGAGAGCGGGATGGAGCGGTGAGGAAaatctttcaagaaaaatttaaagttcgCAAAGGGTAGGAGAAGTTGAGAAAATGTACACTAACGTGAATCAGTAaatgtttatgttttttaaatgtattaatataattttctaaatgtgtattttctttttcgtgctAAGACGTCATatccttctttttattggaAGATGCAGCCGCTAGAAAGCAGCTGGTGGAGCTGACTGGGAGATTGGCGAATTtggaggaaaaggaaaaagatatgttggagtaatttttaaatgttttttttgtttgtttggtgtttttctaacatttcattcattcaagatAAATATAATATCCTTTTAAACAACTCCTTTTTATACTTtttcattctaaaaataaacacacttTCTCGATCTGTTTATTTTACTCagcctttaaaaaatgagaacggaatagaaatcttttgaaaactaTAACTTTTAATACTTTGTGTACTGTCTACTGTGCTTGGCCTTTgcttttgttacattttttcgCAGAAGTTTCCACGGAAAAGTGCACTTTCTTTTGAAGTGAGCTGCAATAGAAGAAAGTAAGTGGGTGCAAGTTTGTGATTTGGGAATGAAATTCAAGCAATCCACTACAGAATTTTATTCCAGGTATGTATTTTCATTATTCCTGCTTCTATTTGTACAAACGTTAGTTTTAACAATTGTTAAATTCCTGttagaataagagaaaaaggcaTTGGAAAAGTGCGGCGTCCAATATCCGattttgttggaaaaattGCTGCACTGCTTCAGAGGAGGGCATGGTTTTCTTAGTGCAGGACACTGTTGCTTTacagggaaataataatgggATTGCAGTGGGTGTGGGGGTTAGGGCGGCAAATGTAGATGGTGGGGAAAACTTGGCTATAGATGGGAATATGGAATTTTTGGCTGGAAGAAATGCTGAAGTAGATGTTGGCGGATGAAATCAgatgaaatcagaaaaaaacatgtctGTAATGTTTTCCGCAAGCGAAGAACATCTTGTGGAACGATTTGCCCAAAGACATCTTCTCCTCGGCAAAGTAAACATTCTTTTGGCAACGAGGGCAAATTCCTGGCATCTTGgctggcagaaaaaaaatcaactctttaaaaaaaaaaaaaaatggcagtcCGACTCGGCAAAGGAttcctgaaaaaagaaaaacacaaaattcccTCCCATCAGTCGCACTCGTTTTTTAACAACAATTTTAACAGCAATGGATTCACAACAGGAGTTTAACCATTCCCTTGCCGACATCTCCGTGCACGTGGCAGAAGCCATTGTTTGTTTAGCTGCAGTTGCtgtagaaaaatttgtaatttagcCCCCACTGCAGTATGTCCTAcgtgaaaaatttgattggccAAAGCCAAAGAGTAAGTATCCTTATTTGTGccctaaattttaaaatcttttttctaaatcttttttctcatgCAGGGTCCAAGAAACCGCAGAATGATGTCGAGATGGGGAACGCTTCTGACGAAGCTGGTGGGCAAAAGAGAGCCAGGTGTTGGTGTGAACACGAggatttttgttcaaaaatccAAATGCAAGAAGAGCTTTCAGGAGGCAAGCAGGTGTATCTGACTGTGGTAAGTTATCACCTTACCCAATCCCCCCTCATtgcccaaaattttttttaatttatcgtgttaattatttacagaaagaaaaggtggTTCTATCTCAATTGGccagaaaaattgaagaagaggaagatctGCCGGGAACCAGTCCCCAATGATGGGGCCATCCCACGACTGAGATGGAAGATGAGGAATGTTCAAACATTACGTGTGTATTTTCTTGAAGTTGGATTGCAATCGAGGTTccttatctaaataaaaattttgaaaagtatttgtttgttgttgttgtatatttcattcataattcattcatttcatctCATTATATTTCATCTCACATATGGcagttcatttttcataatCACAATAATCTTGCATGAACGTCTAActaatctttcttttggttcttattttcttccatGTTGTAGTCTTCTGCTCTGGGTCTCATTTGCTTGAATGTTCGTGGAAGTGGAATTTCTCTTTCATGTctagaataaaaaggaaattatgaAATGTAATAAAGTATAAGCACAAATGGTTTACCCTTGAAATAAAACCTGGTATTCCAATTGGTTGTCATCTTTGTTTTTGGTAATGCGAACAATTTTAGCCTCAACccaagaagaagtaaaagggTCTTTAGCATCTATTAAATCTTGAAACTGATTTTGAGACAACATTTGAATTAGTAAAACACAAATTGGATATGCAAAGAGATTTTAAATCTTACTTCATAGTATTCAAAAACAACCTTGTTTGCACAATGAGCCGAATTTGTTGTGTCCGTTTCCATTCGTCTGTTTGACATTGACTCCTCCATTGGCCAGAAGTGGGGCTACGTGAGCTTGTGCCAATTGCGGGATATTCTATATTGGGGGTCCGTTCTGTCAAGGGTCCGCATCCGTGATTCATCATATTTTACATGCACATGTAGCTGCTGTTGCAGAAATTTTCGAACTGTGACTACATGGAATGACTACATGTGCACAGTCCACATGGGAGCAGTAACCGCATCAAAGAGCAGAATCGACCAGCTAATTAAGACCTCAACGAGCCTTACAGCACTGGAAAGAAGCGTAACAGAGATGGAGGAATTTTCAGATAAAACCAGTGGGCAGTTGCAGATGGCCTTAGAGAAGTGCGTGCGACGCGTGCAGgaggaaaattttcaagctGAAATCGACGCCATTCATAACGATTCGAGTATTCCCAGAACATCGAACGTGCTCAAAGGCGCCGATTGATCGAGACGCAATTCACCTGATGCTACCACATCGTCACCCCTTTACGAGTCTAGTGACCAAGGACGCACATGAGAGATGTTTCCATTCTCAAATTGATTAAACCCTGTATGAGGTACAATCAAGGTTTTGGATTATACGAGGAGGCAGGGCGGTGCACAAGGAAGTGAAAAAGTACATGAAATCAGGAGAAGACTTTCCAAACCAGTATGGCCCCATTCTCCTTAGCTCGAGTCACCCTTGATCTCTCGCCGTTCACTCACGTTGGAGTGGACTATTTGTGGCTGCTCCACGTAACGATAGGaagacacacagacaaaaagtatggttttctttttacgtgCCTCGTAACACGCGCCATCCACACCGATTGGCTGTCCAGCTCCACACGGATTCATTCTTGATGGCCTTACGACGGTTTGTGAGCATCCGAGGACAccccaaagaaattttcagCAACAACGGCACTAATTTGGTGGCAGGTGAACGCGAGCTACGAGAAGGATTACGCGctatggagaaagaaaacaagattttAAGCAAAGCAGCAGAAATGAAGATCCAGTGTCACTTTTTACCCCCTTCTGCACCACATTTCGGAGGAGTATTGGAACGCCTCGTCTGATCAGCTAAGACCGACCTTACAGCGGTTCTTGGCATGCAAACCGTTCAAGAAGAAGTTCTTAGTACCACATTGAGGGAGGTGTACTCCATGTTGAACGCCTGACCACTCACGCATCTGAGATGGCATCCGGAGAACGGAGGAATTTTAACCCCGAATCACTTCCTCCATGGCCGGCCACATCCACTCTTCCCACAAGGTCTCCTCGACGATACACGGGGGTTGTCTCTTCGCAGATGGCTAAGAGTCCAAGAACTGGCTCAAAAAATCTGGAGGAGGTGGTTACCAGAAAATGTGCCATCACTGCTTCAGCGAACGAAGTGGACAAGGAAGGAGCGCAACTTAGCAGTTGGAGATAAAGGCCTAATAGTCGACGACAAGAACCCTCGTGGTAAGTAGCCAACCGGACGAGTGACAAAGCTACTGCCTggtaaaagggaaaaagacaGAAACCAGACCGTAAGGACCGTAATAGT
Coding sequences within it:
- the LOC124204973 gene encoding uncharacterized protein LOC124204973, with translation MEESMSNRRMETDTTNSAHCANKVVFEYYEFQDLIDAKDPFTSSWVEAKIVRITKNKDDNQLEYQVLFQGHEREIPLPRTFKQMRPRAEDYNMEENKNQKKD